From one Psilocybe cubensis strain MGC-MH-2018 chromosome 13, whole genome shotgun sequence genomic stretch:
- a CDS encoding Putative esterase (Putative esterase YMR210W), giving the protein MKAFVLSLELGAGVPLTSQLLYSAGSTDDTRQALMHIVHRFPDAPLLGLSFSLGANVLTRYVAEEGDRCLLRSACVLACPWDMKFNGDRLNAAILGRHLWSKGMGRNMQALIKQHKDILLSNPDSPTYKVTRRVLSMRNPALNELDNVFTAVIGGTSPPFPFEDAASYYTWASSHKCLDKIRIPFLTINASDDPVVKQVPEECSNGLVVLGLTQGGGHLGWFQSDDSFDVRWTTKPLLEWLRMSGDYLLGDHERMKSSLYVADDGFLRDAKNPRLGCKVLEVKENSLIDGNAGQQQVFRGQFL; this is encoded by the exons ATGAAGGCGTTTGTTCTAAGCCTTGAATTAGGCGCGGGTGTGCCATTGACCTCACAGCTTCTCTACTCTGCGGGATCTACTGACGACACACGCCAAGCGCTGATGCATATAGTACATAGATTCCCGGACGCACCGCTTCTCGGTCTCAGCTTCTCCCTTGGGGCAAATGTTTTGACAAGATATGTAGCTGAAGAAGGCGATCGGTGTCTCTTGAGATCTGCATGTGTCCTCGCATGT CCTTGGGATATGAAATTTAATGGAGATAG GCTCAACGCTGCCATTCTCGGGAGACACCTCTGGTCTAAAGGAATGGGGCGCAATATGCAAGCGCTCATTAAGCAACATAAAGACATCCTACTCTCCAACCCGGACTCCCCAACTTACAAGGTCACACGGCGTGTGCTGAGCATGCGCAACCCAGCCCTGAACGAACTAGACAACGTCTTTACCGCCGTGATTGGGGGGACTTCACCGCCGTTTCCTTTCGAGGACGCCGCCTCGTATTATACCTGGGCATCCTCGCAtaaatgccttgacaagaTCAGAATACCTTTCCTCACAATTAATGCGTCGGACGATCCGGTGGTTAAGCAGGTCCCGGAGGAGTGCAGCAACGGCCTGGTGGTGCTCGGTCTCACTCAGGGCGGTGGGCACCTGGGCTGGTTCCAGTCTGACGACTCGTTCGACGTTCGCTGGACGACGAAGCCGCTGCTCGAGTGGCTGCGCATGTCTGGCGACTACCTTCTCGGAGATCACGAGCGCATGAAGTCATCGTTGTACGTTGCGGACGATGGCTTTTTGAGGGACGCGAAAAACCCCAGGTTGGGCTGCAAGGTGCTCGAGGTCAAAGAAAACTCATTAATAGACGGAAACGCGGGCCAGCAACAGGTTTTTCGAGGCCAATTTCTGTAG